The window GCATTTGGCGCCTGCGGGGTCTCCCTTGACGCGCTTTCCCGCAGGACAAGGAAGGCTCCGGAGCGATACATCGCACGAAGAAAATGCAGTAGCATTTTCGAGAAGTCTCACACCTGCAGCTGAAATCAACTAAAAATCGTTTAAACAATTCTTAACACACCATAATAATCCAAAACCTACATTTCTCTTTTAATGAAAGTATAACCGATTTTTTATTTATAAGGTAAGCTGGTTTTGGTATAGGCGTCCGTTACTTGCATTGTGACGTTAAAGTGAATGTAGGCACCTTTTTTGTTTGATGCGCATATCGTTATAGATGGGGAGGTGTTTTATGTTCTCATCTATACGCTATTATGGGTCTGGCATCCTTTTAGTGTTAATGGCGATTTTGGTAGCTTGTAACATTTATACACTATTACCATTATATACTGTCATTTCCTTACAGTGGAACGTTACGGTATCAGATGTTGTAATTGGTAGTAGTTTTTTTACTCTTTTCTATGCTATAGGGTTATTGAGCTTTGGTGCATTATCAGAAAGATTAGGACGTAAAAACATCTTAATGTTTGGTATTTTAGGCGCTGCATTTGCTACTGCTTTAGTTGGATACTCGAATAATTTAACTACCCTTTATTTCTTTAGATCTCTCCAAGGCTATTTACTAGGATCTTTTGCTCCCGTTGCCTTCGCTTACTGCTTTGACCATTATCAAGAAAGAATGCGAACAATCGTCATTTCTTTAATTAACACAGGTTTTTTAATGTCTGGAATGATAGGTCCGCTTTTGAGCTATACCATTTTAACTAGTTGGAGTTGGCAAGGTGTCTACTTTTCCTATAGCTTGTTTTACTTACTCATTTTTGTCTTATGTATTGTTTTTTTAAGCCCTTCTGCAAAACATAGAAATACAAACCCCTTACCATTTAGTTCCTTTTACGACTTATTAAAAAATCGTAATTTACGTAGAAGCTATTTTGTTGTTTTTTCCTTACTGCTTTCTTTTGTTGCTTTTTTTGATAGTTTTTATCGTCATTTACATGCGCACTTTACTGGTGATTTTTTACATGTCGTACATGCAATTGGATTGATTGGGACTTTTTCTTCTTTACTTACAAGCTATTTTACAAAGAAACTAGGGATTAATGAAACGATGATAGTCTGTATAGGATTAATTATCTTATCTTTCTTGATGATGTTTTTAATACCTTCGTTATGGGTATTTTCTATTTTTTCTATATTGTTCGTTGCAAGCCTGTCGATATTAATTCCATCTATCATATCTTACATCGGTTTAATGGCTCAGTCGAAACGCGCGATTGCTATCTCTTTATATTCGTTTACCTTATTGACTGGTGCAAGTATTGGACCAATCATTAGTGATCGATTTGCCTTTCCAGCTTTACTTGTATTTTTTATAGGATGGTATGTTGTTAATATTTTTGCACTTAGTAGAGTCGAAGTTTATCAAGAGAAGAAAGTGAATTTAAATAAAAAAAGCATGGGGTATACACTTTAGATGTAGTCCCATGCTTTTTCGTTATTTATAAAGCCTTAACTTTGTTTCGTTTTAATACTGTATAGAAAGCTGGAACGAATAATAAAGTAAAGAATGTAGAAAAGAATATTCCAGATATAATGGAAATTGCTAGTGGAGTAAATAAAACATCTCCACTGAACGCTATTGGTAACAACGCTGCAATAGACGTAAAGGCAGTTAAGACTACCGGACGTAATCTCGCTTTACCAGACTCGAGTACAGCCTCTGATAAAGTGGCACCTTCCTTTAACCTTTGTTCCATGAATTCAATAAATACAGTAGCGTTTCGAACAACAATACCTGCTAATGAAACAATTCCCATCATGGCCATAAAACCTAAACCAGTCTGAGTAAGGAATAAGCCAATTACTGCACCAGAAACAGCTAAATACACTGTACTCATAATGAGTAATGGAATTCTTAAGGAATTGAATTGAACGACCATTAGAATGTAAATAAGGAATATTACAATTAAAAACAACTTTCCAATTTCTATGAAAAAGTCCGCTCTAGCCGACGATTCTCCACCAACAGAAATGGAAATCTCATCTGAAACATAGTTTGTAATGATGTCGTTTACTTGTGTTTCTAATGTTGGTTTATTTTCTTCACCTGGATATACTCTAACTGTTACCGTTCTCTCCCCGTCTTTATGCGGAATTAACGGTAGTCTTTCTTCCTCTTCAGCTGTTACTAATTCATTTAAAGGTACCAATACTGGTGCACCGAATTCCGTTTGTTCTGATTTACTCGGAAGTTCGAGTGTCGATAAATTAATGGATTTTCCAGCGAGAACTCCATCTTGAATTATAGTTAATAACTCTCTTTCCGTTTCTTTCGTATTATAAGAACCTATCGGAATACCTTCTGTTACTAATCTAATTTGATTACTAATCTCTTGTACAGTAATACCGTGTTGTCGTAACATATCACGATTAGGTACATATACGACTGTAGGTAAAGGACTTCCAACATCATCAATTACAGCTCCACTGCCTTCAAGTTTGGAGATGTCTTTTTTTAATTCATTTACTACATTAATAAGTTGATCAATATTGTCTCCCTTTACAGTTAAAGCAATTGGTGCGCCAACAGGTGGACCTGCTTCAATGGTAGAGAGCATGATAACTGCTTCTGGAAATTCTGCTCTTAACTTATCTCGCCAGATTGCAATTGTTGCTTCAGCACTTTGAATGTCTCTATCTAATCTAACCACTATTTGACCTGTATTTTCACTTGCATTCGATAAAACACTTCCAAAGATTCCTGGTTCACCTTTTCCAGCAAAGATAGTCGTTTCATAGATTGCATCATCTTGAAGCAGAGAACTTTCCATCTCGCGTAAATTCGTTTCTGTTTGCGTTAATGTCGTACCAGCAGGATATGTTACCGATACTGTCAATTCTTCACGGTCAGCACTCGGGAAAAATACCACTGGGATAAATGGAACTAATGCGTATGATGCTGTACAAAATAGTAAGACAGCAAAGCCGGTTAATAATGGTTTTTTAATAATTCTCGTTAAGACTTTATCACTATACCATTCACTAACTCTTCTAAATTGATTCCCAAGGACACCATCGTTTAATTTTTTATTTTTCTTAACAGATCGGCTATGACGCCATGTTAAGAAAATTGGAACTACCGTTAAGGCTACTATTGTGGACGCAATAATCGTTGCGATTAAGACGGTAGGTAAGGCGGAAATAAATGCACCGTTTGCTCCAGAAATAAATGTTAATGGTAAGAACGTAAAGACAATCGCTAAAGTAGACGTAATAATAGATACACGTACTTCTTTCGTTCCAGTAAGTGCTCCTTGTAAAGAGCTATCACCTAACTGATATCGTCGTTGAATATTATCATTTACAACAATAGCGTCATCAACTAATATCCCAAGCGCAATAATCATTCCGATAATAGAAATTTGATTTAAATCCACTCCAGTGTAAGGCAATGGAATAAGTCCAAGTGCAATGGAAACCGGAATCGAAATGGCAACTAACAAAGCAGAAATTGCATTTAATCCGAAGAAAGTAATAATAACTACGGCAAAAATAGATATTAAAAAGGAAATTCCTAAATCTTTAAATATTTTTCCTACAATATTATTTTGTGTATAGTACATTTCTAAATTTACATCACTCGGTAGAGCTGTAGATAGTTGTTGTACTTTATCATCTACTTGACGATGTAACCTCGGAATATCGACACCTTTTTCTTGCATAATGGTTACGGTAACGGCTGGAGTTCCGTTATATAATACAAGGTCTGTTCGTTCAGTTTGTACTGAATTAAGTGTAGCGATATCACGAATATAAACGTCTGTTTCAGTATCTAACCTTTTAACAAAAACATTTTCTACTTCATCTAATTTATTTATATGTTCCATAGAAAGTTGGACATTTTTATTATTAACTTCTTTGAGCCCTAATGGGGTTACTTCCAATTCATTTTGAATTGCTTGTATGACATCAGGTAAAATCACTTCATTTTCAGCCATTTTTTCTGAATCAAGCGTTAAGAAGAAACTTTCTGTCTCAAGTCCTTTAATAGAAACTTTACGAACACCATTAATTTTCTCAAGTTCCTTTACCCATGAAAGAAGTTGATCGTCTAATTGTAACAACCTAGTTCGATCATTATGTAAAATATGATAGGAAGATAATACACCCATTTGAATATCTGAGTTCACTACTGGTTCAAAAGCATTTTCTGGAAAAGCTCTACTTACGTCAGATACTGCTTGGCGAACGAAGGAGAAAACTTCATTTCTATTAGCAGAATCTTGTAATTCTAGTACAATATTAGATATTCCTACACCTGAAACAGATGAAATGGATTGTATTCCATCAATGGATAATAGTACATCTTCTAAAGGAAAGGTGATGTCACTTTCCACTACTTCTGGTTCAGCACCAGGATAAACTGTTGTAATCGTTCCTACATTGATAGTGATTTCTGGAACTTCTCGTTTAGAAAGTTGAAAATATGTTAATAAACCAACTACTAGTAGTAACGTTAAAAAGATTAATGTTACTTTTGGTTTTTTAATAAGCGCGTCGAACACACTTGTTTCCTCCATTCAATTGTGACTATATTTTTCTATTCTAATCACAGAATAGCCCCTTTAATCGTGAATGTGCAACTTTCAGCTCTCTAAAATAAGACTTGTTATACACCGTTGTTGATTTTCTGAGAATTCAAAATTAACTTTAACAAAGCATAAAAAAGCGAATTGCTAACAACCTAAAGCAATTCGCAAAAACCCTAAACTTTTCTATTTTATTTCTAATAATAATGCTGCACCCATGCCTCCGCCGACGCATAAGGATGCAATACCTTTTTTTAGTTGTCTTCTTTTTAGTTCATGAATTAGGCTAACTACTATTCTAGTTCCTGTGCAACCTACAGGGTGGCCTAGGCTTATTCCGCTTCCATTGACATTTACTTTGTTTCGATCAAGTTTTAATTCTTTTTCTACTGCGATGTATTGGGCTGCAAATGCTTCGTTTATTTCGAATAAATCAATATCTTCAAGATTGCTATTCGTCTTTTGCAATGTTTGGCGAATTGCCGGCACTGGACCAATTCCCATTTCTTTCGGATCTACTCCAGAGACATGGAACCCTTTAATAACAGCTAGTGGCTTTATACCTTTTTCTTTTGCCACCTCTTCTGCCATTAACACAACGCAGGCCGCTCCATCATTTAAACTTGAAGCATTCCCAGCAGTTACTGTTCCATCTTTTCGAAAAGCTGGTCGCAATGATTGTAATTTTTCTAGAGAAATATTGCTTTTAGGTCCTTCATCTAACGTTATCTTCTTTTCTTCTTTTCTCTCTTTTATTGTAATAGGAACTACTTGCTCATCAAAGTATCCTTTAGTTTGCGCAGCTATTGCCCTTTCATGACCGAGAAGTGCTAGATTGTCTTGTTCTTCTCTTGTAATCTCATATTTTTCTGCTAGTATTTCTGCAGTTTCTCCCATCATAATGTGATGAATTGGATCTTCTAATACTTCCCAAACGCTGTCGTAAATTTGCGAGTGTTGTAGCCTTGCTCCCCATCTTTGTTCTTTCAGTATGTAAGGGCTTGTGCTCATCGCTTCCACACCACCAGCAATTACTACATCATTTAGCCCTGTTTGAATTTGCATCGCACCAGTAAGGATTGCTTGAAGTCCTGATGCACATTGGCGTTGAATCGTAAAACCTGTCGTTTCAGGAGGTAACCCTGCTAGTAAGCTTGCCGTTCTAGCTGTATTAGGTTGATCTGTTCTTTGAATACACTGCCCTAATATAACCTCTTGTATATCCGATTTATCCAAACCACTTTCTTGAATAACAGCTTCCATAACAGGTACTACTAAATCGGTTGGTAGCAATCTTTGAAATGCGCCACCGAAAGCCCCAACTGGCGTTCTTTTGGCAGCTACAATTACAACATTACGCATCACTTTTCCCCCTTCACCTCTAAATAATTCATAATCTTCTAACTAATTTTACCATGATATTATTCAAAAAGAAAAAGAATAACCATGAAGACAAATCTTCATCATTATTCTTTCATCATTGTTAACGCCAAGTTCGTATATTCGCTTTCCCTATTAAATCTTCAATTTTCACAAACCCAAAGTGTCTGCTGTCAAAGCTTCCTAGACGATTATCACCTACAACAAAAACATGTCCTTTTGGTACTCTTTCTTTTCCTGTTAATTCTTTTAATGAAAAATCACCAGTAAAATTACCTATTACAACATTTTTACTAACATCTTTCAGAAAATTTTCATGAACAGGCTCATCATTTATATACAAAGTATCATTTTTATATTCTAACTTTTCACCTGGAAGTCCTACTACTCTTTTGACGAAGGTTAGCTTTTGTATTCCTTGTTGAAAAACAACAATATCAAACCGTTCTGGCTTTTGAAATGTGTAGATTAATGTATTTACGCTAACATAATGCCCATCACTTAATGTAGGATTCATGGAATGACCTTCTACAATGTAATTAGATATAAAAATTACTCGAAAAGTTATGATTACTAGTAAACAAATAAAAACCATTTTCCATCTAGATAGGCTAGTTCTTTGATGTTTTACTTCCACCTAGACACTCCCCCAAGGTTTAGTTCTTTATTACTATTACTGTACCATTTTCTCAATTATCTGACTACATTTTTTTGAAGGAAAGTTAATGGAATTATCTTCATAAATACATTCTCAGTTATTTTCAACTGTTTGTAATCGATTCTCTATTCTTTTTCCTATGTACCACAACAATAGCATGACACATATGACGATTATTGTTTTGGTTGGTTTACTTATGAAAGAAACAATATCATAGCCAACATAACTAATGGAGAATATCATGACCATTTTCCCTGCTGTTAGCGCAAGTAAAAACGAATGGAACTTCATTTTTGATAAGGCAGCTACTGCATTTATTAAGAATGATGGAGAAAAAGGGAAACAAAACAATAAAAATATTGGTGCGAAACCGTGTCGCTCCACCCAACTCATCGTCTTTTGAACATTTTCTCTCTTCAAAAACTTCTGCATCCAACTTTTATTTTGTAGTCTTCTTATTAATAGAAATACAATAGTAGCTCCAACCACAGAACCGCTCCATGATATGAGAAACCCATACCATAAGCCAAAAGCAGCGGCATTTGTCAAAACGATTACAATCAAAGGTAAGAACGGTAAAAAAGCTTCCAAAATGACAAGTAAAAATCCTGGAATGGGTCCAAACGATTTATATTCTTGTAGAACTTCTAATAAATGTTCAAGTGTAAGCCATTCTTTAAGTAAAGTAATATATTCCATTTAGGGCTTTATCTCCTATTATGTATTCGTTTATCAGTATATTTTATGAAACGGACTTATTTATATGAAATAGTATCATATTTAGTAGAATAAGTCATAATTTTACAATATTGATACATAAAAATAACAATCTTACAAATTATAATTAGTACATCTTAGATTTTACCTAAAAAGAAGTGGCGCTTTACTAAGTAAAGCGTCACTTCTTTTATACCTTAATTTTATAAATATGAAACAAACCAGTCTTTAATATATTCTAGGCGATGAATTCTGAGTGCTGGGTCACCACTTCTTGATAATTCATGGTTTGCACCTGGAAAGCGCACAAATTTTGTTGTTTTCCCTTGTCTTTTTAATGTAATAAACAGTTGTTCTGCTTGTTCAATAGGACATCTGTAGTCTCTCTCACCATGTAAAATTAATAATGGAGTGTTTATATTATTTACGTATTTTAACGGGGAGTGATTCCAAAGCTTTTCCATCTTCTCTCCCATATCTCCTCCAACTTCCCATTCTGAGAAATAATACCCAATGTCACTAACTCCATAAAAACTAATCCAGTTTGAAATGGATCTTTGCGTTACAGCTGCTTTAAAACGGTCACTATGACCAACAATCCAGTTAGTCATAAACCCACCGTAACTTCCTCCTGTAACACCTAACTTATTTTCATCAATCCAATCAAAGTTTTCTAATGCGTAATCAACCGCACTCATTACATCTAAATAATCTTTCCCTCCATAATCTCCTCTTACAGCGTCTACAAATGTTTGTCCATATCCATGACTTCCACGAGGGTTCGTGAATAATACTGCGAACCCCTGTGAAGTTAATACTTGAAACTCATGAAAATAAGTGTTGGCATACATTGCATGCGGACCACCATGAATTTCTAATATTAAAGGATATTTTTCCCCTTCCTTAAAACCGACTGGCTTCATTATCCAACCTTGTACTTCCCATCCGTCAGGAGCATGAAATGTAAATGACTCGGCTGAACTTATCTCTACTTCTTTTAACCACTCTTCATTTACGTTCGTTAACTGTGTTCTCGTTTGGCTAGCTAAATTTAAATGATAAAGTTCGCCTGGGCTTACAGGTGTACTAGTTGCTATGATTGCCTCATGACTAGAAGTTTTCATTGTAATTCCGTATATATTTTCTTGTTCTAAAACAATTGGATACATAGCTCCATCAAGAGAACCGTAATACAGGCCAGTGCTACCTTGATCACTAACTAAAAAATAAAATCCTTCACTGTCTTCTGTCCATATAAGACCTGGATTAACTGTACCTGAATGAAGATCACCAATTGCTACATTTCCAACTTCAATATCTAAACTTCCACTTAAACATTGAAGGCTCTCTGCATTCACATCATATACCCAGACTCTCGTTAAGGTTGCACTATCGAACTCTTTTTCGTGTCCTAAGAACCCTAGCTTTTCTCCATTTGGAGACCATGAAATAGTAGAGAAAAAACCGTTACTATTGGTTATTTTCTTTGTCTCTTTACTTGAAATATTCATTATAAATACGTCTGTTACGAGAGATGTATCTGGATCGTCTTCTTGGTTTGTTACATATGCTACATGTTTTCCATAAGGTGAGAAAACAGCACTTCCGTGGTCACGATTTCCCTCAGTTAGTAGAGTAACTTCTTTTGTATGTAAATTAATCAAGGCTAGGTGATCATTTTTTTCATCAATGAACCCTTTTGCATCCGATTTATATATTAAACGATCCACTACTAATGGCTCTGGCTTTTTCTTTTCTTCTTTTTTTGTTGCTTTTCCAGTTAAGTCATCTTCAGGTGTAACCGAAGTGGAAAACAGCAATTGATTACCACATGGTGACCACACTGGATTTGATGCTCCATTTGGACAGTATGTAAGCTGTTCTGCTTCTCCACCATTAACATTTAGTGTGTAGATTTGTGACTTGTCGTTTCGAGTTGATACAAACGCTAATTTTTCCCCACATGGCGACCATCTTGGAGCGTGATTACGATATTCACCAAATGTGTATGGAGTAACTTTTCCTCCTATCACCCCTACGTATATGTTCGAAATGTATTTATTATCCTCTTCGTTTATATGTGTTTGAACATAAGCATATTTTTCTGTACTTGTATGCCATTGCGGATCTATAACTGACTTTAATTGAAACAAATCTTGAGACACAACCTTACGTTTCCTCGTCATATGTAACTCATCTCCTCTTCTTTGTTACGTTATTTAGTTCAACAAACGAATTAAAAATCCTTTTATATATTTTTTCAAAAATAGTTGCATAAATAAAAGAAGTTCGTATAAAATAATCATACGAACAAACGTTCTTTAGTTGAGAGGAGTGTGTGAACAATGACAAGATTATCTAATGAACAAATCGCCTTGTTTGAACAGGCTATTTACTTACCTTTACTAATTATCATTCTTGAACGTGATTTGGTAGCAATTAAAGATAGTAAAATTAAATTAAAAGATCCATACGTTCAACTAATAGACCTTTTATTAAAAAGAATACAGTTACAACTTCAAACCGTAAAAAGCGCTATGCAAAAACAGAACATGAAACTCCATAAACTTAACCAGGATGAATCATTTACTTTGTACGCCTTTTTATTTAATGGTTACGAAGAACATCATAATTATTTTAATCCTCGCATTCGTAACAAAGTTAACGATATGTTGATTCAAGCATTTACAAACAGATATATGGTTAATGAAAAATTGGAACAGACTTAGGCGGAGTTTGCTCTTTTAACGAGATGTGTAACTTGTTTTGGGCATTCACCGCCGCATAAAAAACATCAGACATTTTAGCAATCTTCCTTTTTAAAAGCTCTTCACGCAACCATGCTTCGTTCAATCCTTGGAATTCTAAAGCTTCCACATAAAGCTTGCCGTCAATGATGACTGGAATTTCTACTCCAGTGTTTTTTGGATTCAATTGAATATGCTCTATTCTTGCATGTTCTTTTTCTAGTTTTACTTTTACAGACAGTTCACCATTTGCTTCAATAAAGGCGAATTGGACGTCTGATACATGAAACACTTCTTTTTGTCTTAACATTTGTAAAATGTTATCGATAGAATAACTAATTTTCCGCATGTTTTCCACATGAAATTGACCGTTATAAATTACTAATGTTGGCTCAAAAGTTAAAAACCTACCAACTCGACGACTTTTAATCTTCCACCAAGCAATAAACTTTTGTAAGATTGCAATAGCAATAATAGCCCCGACTGTATGCAAGTGATGAATACTAGGGTCGGCTATATCTGCTCCAACAACTGCACCAAGCGTAATAATAACTAAAAAATCAAAAACTGGTAGTTCTCCTACTGACCGTTTTCCCATATATAGTGCCAATATTAAAGTTAATGGCAGAATAGTAAAAATCCTAAATAAGACCTTTAACAAGTCAAACAAAAGTTCCAAAATAAACAACCTCCTTCTTTATATGTTTTTCAAGAAGGAAAAAGCTATTCATCTTTAAAAATAGTTTCTTTAACAAAAGGAGCACACAATATATAATTGTGCACTCAGAAAAGGATTATTTCTTTTTTATCATACGATCTTTATTACTACTATGTGTACTAAACTCATATAACCAAACAGGTTCGCTAACTAGTTTATTTGTAGTATCATTTAACATTTTCATGTTCTGTTCATATTTAGAACGTAGGTAGACTGTTTTTTCTACTTGTTTCTTAAAAGAACTTAAGGAAACAGGTACTACTTCATTAATTCCGTTTACAAATGTGACTAATGTCCCTAGCCGTGATTGCTTTTCTTGGGTCAACACATGCGGTTCGGAAATCCAAATACATTCTTCTTTAGATGGAGATGTAGTAGGGAAAAAATACATTCCTTTTGAGCTATCCATTATAATAGGAACTTTATATTGAATTGCTGCAATATATTTAGAAGCCTCTTTTCTTCCACTATAACTGGAACCATAGAACAAACAACCTGAATTTAATAGTTCTTGTGGTGTAAGTGAAACAAACAATTCTCTATTAACTTCTAATATACGTGAAATAATCGTATCCTTTTCTACGAAAGGAAAAATTGCCATTGTTTGCGCAGTAATTTTGTAATCAGAAAACTTACGAAAATACGACATTTAAACCCCTCCCATTTGAAAATTATGTAATTTCAAGATGGATTATAGCAAATTTTGCTATAAAAGTACATATATTGTTAGAATTTTTTGAAATAAAAGAAATTATTGTCGAATGAGATTGGATATTGGCTAACAAAATATTTTTATCAGAATATTTTAAAAATTGTTGTTTTTATAAAATTAAATCCATATAATAAGAAAAAGGTATTAGAGGTGAAGACTTGTGAAAAATGAAAAGTCTTATACAGAGTTGATGAAACTAAAAAAACAACAAGCAAAAAAGAGTTCCCCCGAAAACTATGTGATGAACGTCTACGTACAAATGATATTAGATGAATCCCTATTCCTTTATCGAAAAAATAAACTTCAATCAAAAATTGATTCCGCATTAGACTCCAATAATCGTACTCTATTTCTCTCCCTATCCAAAGAATATAATCACTTTTTAACCCAATGGTCCAACAACTAATTTCAATTCAACTATTTACAATCATTCCAGGTACGTAAAAAAGACCAATCCTGTATTCATATTTACAGGCTTGGGTCTTTTTTCTGTTTTACTACTCTTCTCTTCTATATGTTTCTAAGTAATGAATACGATCTGCCATTGGAGGATGCGTATATCGAAATATCTTAATTAAGCGGGGCGGATTTACTTCACTCAAGCTAGCTTTTGTTAGCTCTTGAAATGCACCTATTGCTGCATCAGTATTGTTTGTAAGTTCAATAGCATACACATCTGCCGTATGTTCTTGATGTCTTGAAATATAATTTGTTATCGGACTAACGACAAACAGTAGTATAGAAAAAGCTAATATAAACAGAGGTAAAGATGCGTATTCCCTTCTATCTTTAATATGAATTAAAAGACCCCATTTTGTAATTACCATTGTTACAACGAGATTGATAAGGAAGAAGGCAAGTAGTGAAAAAATAACATATCCAAAAACACCTATCGTTACATGATTCATGTCGTAATGGCCAATTTCATGTGCCATAATAAATAATATTTCTTCCTTCGTTAAGTTTTGCAACAACGTGTCCCATAACACAATCCTAGAGTTACCTCCCACCCCTGTTACATACGCATTTATTGCATTTGTTTTCTCAGACATATTTACCTCAAACACTCTATCAGCTGGAACGTTCGCTTGCTCGGCAAGGTTCAAAATTTCCGCTTCTAATTGTTTATCTTGTAGAGGGTAAAAGTCATTATATAAAGGATCTATAAAGATAGGTTGAATATACATAAAGAAAAAGATAAACGGAATAAACAGTAACCATGTGATAACCCACCAATATGTACGAAACTTTCTTATCACAAAATAAACGACTAAAACAACAATCCAAAGTAAAATAAAACCTTCCAAAAAACTTATAAATTGATCCCGCATCCAATGTGGAAAGGATTGCACCAAAATATTGTACTGTTTTGCTAAAAAATAACGGACAACCTTTAAAGGGAAACTTACAAGTGTTACTAAGAGTGAAAGAAAGAAAACATAAATTCCCGCTTGTATCCAATTACGTCTCGTCGATTTTTCGGCCATATGTTGAAATAATCGGCCAACGCCAGTAATTAGTAAAATAAAGTAGACAATCCATTCAAAAGGCACAGATAAGAAATAAAGAAAATTGCGTACTTTAGAATATTCTTGTGACATAAATAATTGCTCGGTTGTTAAAAATGTGGCAGGATCTGCCCTTGTACCAATTAAATGTTCTGGTAAGTCACCTACGCCTGGTAAGGATAAATAAATGTACATTACGACTGCGTAAACGATGTAAGCACCAATAATGGAAACTATTATCTTTTTCAAATAACTTCCCCCTTTTTCACTATAGTTATAGTGCTAAACGTGGCATTCATACAATGTTCATTCTTTTCTTATAAATCCTATATTACACATCTTTAGTCTCCTATATTATAGAAATATACACAACGTCAAAATGATATTAACATTGAGGTGAAAAGATAATGAAAAATTGGATTGCTTTTAGTGCATTTATTATTATGTTAGGTGTTAGTTTTGGGATATATTATTTTTCAGTTCATAAAGTGAGTGCCATGGAGATTCCTGAGAATATTGTCCTGGAGTCTATTGATGGTGATACTTTTTCATTTGATAGCGCTCCTAAA is drawn from Bacillus alkalisoli and contains these coding sequences:
- a CDS encoding competence protein ComK; the protein is MSYFRKFSDYKITAQTMAIFPFVEKDTIISRILEVNRELFVSLTPQELLNSGCLFYGSSYSGRKEASKYIAAIQYKVPIIMDSSKGMYFFPTTSPSKEECIWISEPHVLTQEKQSRLGTLVTFVNGINEVVPVSLSSFKKQVEKTVYLRSKYEQNMKMLNDTTNKLVSEPVWLYEFSTHSSNKDRMIKKK
- a CDS encoding S9 family peptidase encodes the protein MTRKRKVVSQDLFQLKSVIDPQWHTSTEKYAYVQTHINEEDNKYISNIYVGVIGGKVTPYTFGEYRNHAPRWSPCGEKLAFVSTRNDKSQIYTLNVNGGEAEQLTYCPNGASNPVWSPCGNQLLFSTSVTPEDDLTGKATKKEEKKKPEPLVVDRLIYKSDAKGFIDEKNDHLALINLHTKEVTLLTEGNRDHGSAVFSPYGKHVAYVTNQEDDPDTSLVTDVFIMNISSKETKKITNSNGFFSTISWSPNGEKLGFLGHEKEFDSATLTRVWVYDVNAESLQCLSGSLDIEVGNVAIGDLHSGTVNPGLIWTEDSEGFYFLVSDQGSTGLYYGSLDGAMYPIVLEQENIYGITMKTSSHEAIIATSTPVSPGELYHLNLASQTRTQLTNVNEEWLKEVEISSAESFTFHAPDGWEVQGWIMKPVGFKEGEKYPLILEIHGGPHAMYANTYFHEFQVLTSQGFAVLFTNPRGSHGYGQTFVDAVRGDYGGKDYLDVMSAVDYALENFDWIDENKLGVTGGSYGGFMTNWIVGHSDRFKAAVTQRSISNWISFYGVSDIGYYFSEWEVGGDMGEKMEKLWNHSPLKYVNNINTPLLILHGERDYRCPIEQAEQLFITLKRQGKTTKFVRFPGANHELSRSGDPALRIHRLEYIKDWFVSYL
- a CDS encoding M48 family metallopeptidase, with the translated sequence MKKIIVSIIGAYIVYAVVMYIYLSLPGVGDLPEHLIGTRADPATFLTTEQLFMSQEYSKVRNFLYFLSVPFEWIVYFILLITGVGRLFQHMAEKSTRRNWIQAGIYVFFLSLLVTLVSFPLKVVRYFLAKQYNILVQSFPHWMRDQFISFLEGFILLWIVVLVVYFVIRKFRTYWWVITWLLFIPFIFFFMYIQPIFIDPLYNDFYPLQDKQLEAEILNLAEQANVPADRVFEVNMSEKTNAINAYVTGVGGNSRIVLWDTLLQNLTKEEILFIMAHEIGHYDMNHVTIGVFGYVIFSLLAFFLINLVVTMVITKWGLLIHIKDRREYASLPLFILAFSILLFVVSPITNYISRHQEHTADVYAIELTNNTDAAIGAFQELTKASLSEVNPPRLIKIFRYTHPPMADRIHYLETYRREE
- a CDS encoding IDEAL domain-containing protein; amino-acid sequence: MKNEKSYTELMKLKKQQAKKSSPENYVMNVYVQMILDESLFLYRKNKLQSKIDSALDSNNRTLFLSLSKEYNHFLTQWSNN
- a CDS encoding DUF421 domain-containing protein — its product is MELLFDLLKVLFRIFTILPLTLILALYMGKRSVGELPVFDFLVIITLGAVVGADIADPSIHHLHTVGAIIAIAILQKFIAWWKIKSRRVGRFLTFEPTLVIYNGQFHVENMRKISYSIDNILQMLRQKEVFHVSDVQFAFIEANGELSVKVKLEKEHARIEHIQLNPKNTGVEIPVIIDGKLYVEALEFQGLNEAWLREELLKRKIAKMSDVFYAAVNAQNKLHISLKEQTPPKSVPIFH